A window of Zingiber officinale cultivar Zhangliang chromosome 5A, Zo_v1.1, whole genome shotgun sequence contains these coding sequences:
- the LOC121979968 gene encoding probable L-type lectin-domain containing receptor kinase S.5, producing MIVSGVAAATLDYLHHNIVRWVVHRDIKTSNVMLDEEFSAWLGDFGLVQVVQCSSGKLHYSTEMGVADTKGYMAPKCYFTGHAVPKMDMYAFGEFAMEVACSRRSMSYVVDFEDDDNDISAGKIIVGEEMHSTWKRRIRKEMKSGATGNRPRPPVTNEDPNLGNTLELDCGGAEPTLRTGKHPRPRSVASDEDRRSSGIAGDEEELLTDLEFGTGTSASR from the exons ATGATTGTCTCTGGCGTGGCCGCTGCCACCTTGGACTACCTCCACCACAACATTGTGAGGTGGGTAGTCCACCGAGACATAAAGACTAGCAATGTGATGCTAGATGAGGAGTTCAGCGCCTGGCTGGGGGACTTCGGGCTAGTGCAGGTGGTGCAGTGCAGCAGTGGGAAGTTACACTACTCGACGGAGATGGGAGTGGCCGACACCAAAGGGTACATGGCACCGAAGTGCTACTTCACTGGCCACGCTGTGCCGAAGATGGACATGTATGCGTTCGGTGAGTTCGCCATGGAGGTCGCCTGCAGCCGACGATCAATGAGTTATGTTGTCGACTTCGAAGACGACGACAACGACATCTCTGCTGGAAAAATAATTGTGGGAGAAGAAATGCACTCTACGTGGAAGAGgagaataagaaaagaaat GAAATCCGGAGCTACTGGGAACCGCCCTCGTCCTCCGGTGACTAATGAAGATCCAaatctgggaaacaccctcgagcTGGATTGCGGCGGAGCAGAACCAACACTGcggactgggaaacaccctcgaccgCGCTCTGTGGCCTCGGacgaagatcgccggagctcgggAATCGCCGGCGATGAAGAAGAATTGCTCACTGATTTGGAATTTGGAACGGGGACTTCGGCGTCGCGGTAG